In Hirundo rustica isolate bHirRus1 chromosome 2, bHirRus1.pri.v3, whole genome shotgun sequence, one genomic interval encodes:
- the LOC120748278 gene encoding epidermal differentiation-specific protein-like gives MGKIIIYEYADFQGLSKEFTSDIASLKDADWNDLASSAKVIGQPWVAYERENYGGRFLVLEEGEHNFVGKDMNNTISSLQMITEDLSNPEITLYEHPNYQGKSRIITEATNLAAGHDNNIMSSHKVQRGVWLLCECRDGSGIQYLAREHEHLPDYNAIKFNDKLSFLRPLRPGCGC, from the coding sequence ATGGGAAAAATCATCATTTATGAGTATGCCGACTTCCAGGGTTTGTCCAAAGAATTCACCTCTGATATTGCCAGTCTCAAAGATGCAGATTGGAATGATCTTGCCTCCTCAGCTAAAGTAATTGGTCAGCCTTGGGTGGCTTATGAGCGTGAGAACTATGGAGGTCGATTTCTGGTACTTGAGGAGGGAGAACATAACTTTGTTGGTAAAGATATGAATAATACGATCAGTTCTCTGCAGATGATCACTGAAGATCTGAGCAATCCTGAGATCACTCTCTATGAGCATCCCAACTATCAAGGGAAGAGCAGAATAATAACAGAAGCAACCAACCTGGCTGCAGGACACGACAATAACATCATGTCTTCTCACAAAGTCCAGAGAGGTGTCTGGCTGCTGTGTGAGTGCAGAGATGGAAGTGGAATTCAATACCTTGCCCGAGAGCACGAGCACCTTCCAGATTACAATGCAATCAAGTTCAATGACAAGCTTTCTTTCCTGCGTCCCCTTCGCCCTGGCTGTGGCTGTTAG